The genomic stretch TATTTGATATTAAATGCccaatacaataaaaaaaattaaaaaaaaaagacatcACAAAGCATATTTTCTATTTAACTTCCACTAAATCTAACATACatcaaaatttttgaaaaagacggTCTTCTATAGTTTATCAATTAATCCAGTCACAAGattcttatgtgtcatccttCTCTTGCAATAACTTTAGGTTTCTTTTTCAATGAAATAtaatatattattaaaataaataaacaatgtACAAGTTATAGACATATATAAATAAAGGAGACTATAATCTAATGCTAATAAATATACATGAACAATCATATGGACTTGGGGATAGCAAATGTCTCTACTAATGTTACGCACATTTCAAGTATTTTGATATTTACCAAGTATTTGAATTAAAATTGTGTCATGACAAACAAAGGTAGCATATGCCATTTATCCAGAACTATCTTTGTAATTTGATGAACATGCAATGGGTGAATTTTCAACATGAACTGGAAAAGTATGTGCATAGAAGCAATAAAACAAAGGTATTCATTGTCATAACACCTTTTCATAAAATTTAACACCATAGATTATATATGTCATATAAGCTAAAGATAGTTTTTCTTGTTCTACAAATAATAACTATCCAATcccaagaagaaaataaaatacaaattcaTAAAAAAGAAACAAACATGTAAGTGGCTCAACAAAACATAATATATGTCTGCTTCATGACTTTTTATACTACTATATGCATCGCATGGAACTCATATCGAGTTCTTATATTAAAATATGCAGCACTTGTAACCATAAACCAACTAATAATGTCAAAAAGTCACATAGCAGAGCTAGAAAAtgagtttatttttatttttatttttaacatAGCACATTAATGGAGAAAAATTATGTCTCTTGCCAAATCAATAGGTACTTCACTTATAAAATGTATTTGTATATAGTTATTtcttttttgtaaattttgtaatattttttaaaaaacaaaataaagaaagaagTAGTAAAAGGTAAAAGGATAAATAAAGTAGCTGAAAACTCCCATTTAGGCCGACTCTATGTATGGAACAAACTAAATGAATCCGTTTCAAATTAAACCCCAATTTTTGACAGATTCTAGATATAGAATCTTTgatttccttttttcttctagttatttttctttatttcttttccttttcctcctGTTACTCCATATATGGATTACTCCCCTCTTTTTGtctatattttcttattttatctCTTCCTAATTTTATGCAAAATCCTTAAAAGTAAGATTTTCTTTAAACGATTCTCATCATTTTCTCCTATAAAAGTGCTCTTTTTGGCAGTGAATAAATTCAAAGTGATCCAATTAAAAGAAAAACGAATAGGACACATATTAGAAAACTACATTCAGCAAAAATGTTGTAGTTTCAGACCTAAACTTTTACAAAGATTCTGACCcctgcttcctttcttcttcttatttcaCCCCAAGATATCCATGAAAACTTAAATCCCGCCCAGTGGAAGTCCATCTCCTTTTGTTGTGTCCATGTGACCGGTATTGGAATACTTGAAGAGTGAAGGAAAAGATGAAGTTACTTATATAATAAGGTATGGTGTTGATCATACAGGAGCATAAGATAGTAACAGTGTCTGATACCTTTAAAATACATAATGGCTTTGGATTCTTAATATCGTAGTCCTCTGCTCTCATTCATTTGTGCATCTGACCTATGCATGCTAATTCACGTTGcacaagatttggatttggattgtgAAAAAGTGAGATTGTGAGTTCATATGGTCTATCTGTTTATATACTTGTGTCACAATTTAAGGTGGAAGTGTCCTTTCAAATTCTGTAACGAAGTGGCGCCTGAAATTGTAACTGAATTTTTTTTGGAGAAATATATTTAGGTTACGGTGTAACTGATAGGATTAGAAAAGACACCTTTACTCTAAAAGGTGAGAATTAATTATGTATCTTAAAGTTTCTGCCAAGGATATAAATACTGAAAAATTACATAGAAGATggagaaaaagaggagaaaattgTGAAAAtctgagaaaaaagataaataagaaTGCTGGTTTGTGAATGATGCATATATAGATGTACATATATCATTCAGAAAACTTTGTGAGCCTTCCCACAGTACTCTTGACCAGTGGCGAAGCTAGAAATTTTTCTAAGGGTAttcaaatttgaagaagtgaaaaaatttccggacaaagggtgttcaatatatgttatatacctctaaaacgtaATATTTTACTTACATACACAATacaatttttcggcgaagggtggtcagttgaccacccttgTGATCATGTGGCTTCGCCACTGCTCTTGACTTGAGATACAACGGGTATGTATATGATTTTTGATTGGCCCTGAaaattgttggcccaagtaaatgttaagttttgaagattgactaaGGAACTCAGACATGAACCAAGTCCATCCCTTAGGTTCATAAGAACGTGCAGATTCGAGTATatgggatgcacgtgaaggagataagcttaacttggtgtatttaatatctcctggTCGAAAAgattgcataattgataaggagaaggactccttaatcaaagagaatACTATctaagatagggaaggagttagaagttgaaataaactagaactcttccaccaaggaagagttgcatcagaactctagttatttcttcacctactaactctataaattgcaggatgttctcacattatggtgttgcacaaaaacgcagaagttaaacgtgaattgagagcaaaatagcaaggctttttgcaagcgGTTCAGCGTGATTccagtgtgcaaacctgaagctacatgaaccagattgaagaaccagctctATAAAGAGTTTTatatgtctttctttatttctagttcaattgtagtaggtgttttcatattgtacctttcagctttatctagaagcaattgtaataggtactttgagtattcaagttagagttaacttgaagttgtcgcaatagttagaggttggttgctacaacgggattagagttaatccttaggtttacaaagagttttgtaaatgctgttttggctcagtaatttagtgaagtgttgggaaaaatcctactgagtagtaagtcgtggttttttcacctttgagccaggtgttttccacgtaaaaatctttgtgttctttgaTTTCTGTACTTATTATTCCGTAACAGtcgtagttggaacacatagaagaatcaggctcttccataatcagtttaagcgaaaaattggtcaccacacaaatcaccccctccccttgtgtggtattgaagtctaaaacaccaattggtattagagcatgttatccttgaagaggttaacaccttaggaacagatcaagatgaatgcaccacctggaaactaggACGGACAATCCACtactaggcctccactctttaatggccagtactactcCTAGTGGAAAAACAAGATGAGAGATCATATCATCGGAGaggactatgaactctgggacattgttactgatggtcccctggctacaatgaagaaaaatgctgaagcagtggatgtgccaaagactagATCTGACTGCACTAGTGAGGACTTGAAGAAGTGGGAaaagaatgctaaggccaagaaatggcttgtgtgtggacttggtccagacgagtacaacagAATTCAAAGTTGCACTATTGTTAAGGAAAtttgggacactttgcaagtggctcatgaaggaacacctcaagtgaagaggtccaaaggaacactgctatattgtcaatatgagaatttcaccatgaaggaaggggaaatcatccaagagatgtatacaagattcaccacactaacaaatgaactgaaGTCTAttggaagggttattcttgaagaagaaaaagttgagaagattttgacaagggttctgccagtctccTGGGAAAACAAAATCACTGTTATTCAGGAATTAAAGAACATTTCcactcttaagttggatgagctaattggaaatctcactgcctatgaacttagaaggcaaaccatgaagatggatgcactCAAGAAGGAAATGAGCCTGGCATTCAGAATCATTGAAGGTGTTGATCTAGAGTATGATGAAATGATCTTGATTacaaaggacttcaagaagtacctaattaGAGGAAAGGGTCCTTCAAGAAGTCGAAGCTAcaacaaaccaagggttcctGAAAAACAAACCAATGAGGGGTGTTACAAGTGTGGGAGGACTGATCACCACATAAAAaactgccctcaatgggaaattgaatggaagaaggaaagagttgaaggaaggaataggaagaaggaacaggttcaacccaagaagaacaaaggatcaacaaagtcTATGGTTGCTGCCTagggagaaagctcagatgaaGACTTAGAGGATAAatatggagatgaacaagcacttatggaaattggagaatccgatgaggaatctgaggtaagtataattcatctcaaagacattaaatttttgtctaaagaaaggctatctgagTTACTCCTGAATTTCATTAATGAATCTGAGGATCTAAACAATGAAAATGAACAGCTGTCTAAGGAGTGTGTAattttgaaagctaagtgcaaaaatctggaacttatggctagtgaaagtgaaagtaaaaatactgagttaaagaaccaggttcatgaACTTGACACCATTGTCCTAGAGCTTAGATatgaaaatctaaaattgaaattaggaactggtaaaaagaaagctgatcacacacaactcacattagaagaaaatgtaggaaaaataaaagatgagttgtacaaaagagatgagcagataagagtccttaAGGAGGATCTAAACAAGGTTAAGCATGAGCTAGACAGAACCTgttgtagacaccggatttttgaccctc from Nicotiana sylvestris chromosome 12, ASM39365v2, whole genome shotgun sequence encodes the following:
- the LOC138883630 gene encoding intracellular protein transport protein USO1-like; protein product: MRDHIIGEDYELWDIVTDGPLATMKKNAEAVDVPKTRSDCTSEDLKKWEKNAKAKKWLVCGLGPDEYNRIQSCTIVKEIWDTLQVAHEGTPQEGEIIQEMYTRFTTLTNELKSIGRVILEEEKVEKILTRVLPVSWENKITVIQELKNISTLKLDELIGNLTAYELRRQTMKMDALKKEMSLAFRIIEGVDLEYDEMILITKDFKKYLIRGKGPSRSRSYNKPRVPEKQTNEGCYKCGRTDHHIKNCPQWEIEWKKERVEGRNRKKEQGESSDEDLEDKYGDEQALMEIGESDEESELSKECVILKAKCKNLELMASESESKNTELKNQVHELDTIVLELRYENLKLKLGTGKKKADHTQLTLEENVGKIKDELYKRDEQIRVLKEDLNKGSSQIWYMDSGCPKHMTCSKNQFLSLEDLKGGNVSFGNEKKGEIIWVGKKLYRGMIGSLLYLTAIRPDIVFSIGLCTRFQANPKKSHLIAIKKILRYLKGTTDLCLWYPKGSNFNLLGYADIDYTGFLVDRKSTSGMAQFLGSCLVSWATKKQNSVALSTDEAEYVVVASCCAQLL